A genomic window from Quercus lobata isolate SW786 chromosome 10, ValleyOak3.0 Primary Assembly, whole genome shotgun sequence includes:
- the LOC115964710 gene encoding uncharacterized protein LOC115964710, with amino-acid sequence MYEAASGQMVNKGKATLFFSRNTNDATKEVIKVSLGLLAIQHYEKYLGLPSFVGRNKKACFTHFKERIWSKMQGWKEKLLSQVGKEVMIKAVIQSIPAYSMNVFTLPVSLCKDIEAMIWKFWWGSGKGKKIHWVKWSTLCSSKSIGGMGFHDINNFNDAMLAK; translated from the coding sequence atGTATGAAGCTGCCTCTGGTCAAATGGTGAATAAGGGTAAGGCAACCCTATTCTTTAGTAGAAATACAAATGATGCCACAAAAGAAGTAATCAAAGTCTCCCTTGGTCTCTTGGCTATCCAACACTATGAGAAGTACTTGGGGCTACCTTCCTTTGTTGGGAGGAATAAGAAGGCTTGCTTTACTCACTTCAAGGAAAGGATATGGTCAAAAATGCAAGGATGGAAAGAGAAGTTGCTTTCTCAAGTGGGCAAAGAAGTTATGATAAAAGCAGTGATCCAATCAATCCCGGCCTACTCAATGAATGTGTTCACATTACCGGTTAGTCTTTGTAAGGATATTGAGGCTATGATctggaaattttggtggggtagTGGCAAAGGAAAGAAGATTCATTGGGTAAAATGGAGTACGCTATGTTCTTCAAAATCTATTGGAGGTATGGGGTTCCATGatataaataatttcaatgATGCCATGCTTGCGAAGTAG
- the LOC115964711 gene encoding uncharacterized protein LOC115964711, translated as MPLEDFYKANFDVALFENSNMSGIGVVIRDCNGNIMGALSQKIVLPQSIEHAEALAASRAVTFARELSLSKVIFEVDIINAINTKKPCHTLFGHIIEEIWSLTPSLMTYNFQHVRREGNNLAHDLARRAVVSTNIDVWVEELSSDLDDVFNLDLVY; from the coding sequence ATGCCTCTAGAGGACTTTTACAAGGCCAACTTTGATGTAGCTCTCTTTGAAAACAGCAACATGTCAGGTATAGGAGTGGTGATTAGAGACTGCAATGGGAATATTATGGGTGCTCTAAGTCAAAAAATAGTGTTGCCTCAATCAATAGAACATGCTGAAGCACTAGCGGCATCTCGGGCTGTGACATTTGCAAGGGAGCTTAGTCTATCCAAAGTCATTTTTGAGGTAGATATTATAAATGCTATCAACACAAAGAAGCCGTGCCATACTCTATTTGGCCACATCATTGAAGAAATATGGAGCCTTACTCCATCTTTAATGACCTATAATTTCCAACATGTGAGAAGGGAGGGAAACAACTTGGCACACGACTTAGCTAGAAGAGCAGTTGTATCTACAAATATTGATgtatgggtagaagaactaTCTTCGGATTTGGATGATGTATTCAATCTTGATTTAGTTTATTAA
- the LOC115963104 gene encoding VQ motif-containing protein 31, protein MDKLGSQGTAGCKPLTTFVQTDTHTFREVVQRLTGPSEGNTAQEAAATKVVGVKRPTPKLHERRQYSRPKLEIVKPPCPFKPASSTDQKSFSPTKSGSSGFLPSPVTPSTMFSKLTILEEQKNEESAIPELNSQEEEKAIKERRFYLHPSPRSRPGYTEPELLTLFPLTSPKTGEMP, encoded by the coding sequence ATGGATAAGCTGGGAAGCCAGGGCACAGCCGGTTGTAAACCTTTAACCACATTCGTACAAACAGACACACATACTTTCCGAGAGGTTGTACAGCGCTTAACAGGCCCATCAGAAGGTAATACAGCACAAGAAGCAGCAGCAACAAAGGTTGTAGGCGTAAAAAGGCCAACACCCAAACTCCATGAGAGAAGGCAGTACTCTAGGCCCAAGCTTGAGATAGTTAAACCCCCTTGCCCATTTAAACCTGCTTCATCAACTGACCAGAAAAGCTTCTCCCCCACCAAATCAGGGAGCTCTGGTTTTCTTCCAAGCCCTGTGACCCCTTCTACAATGTTCTCAAAGCTGACCATCCTGGAAGAGCAAAAGAATGAAGAATCAGCAATACCTGAATTGAATAGccaagaagaagagaaagccATCAAAGAGAGGCGATTTTATTTGCATCCATCACCACGGTCCAGACCAGGATACACTGAACCAGAGTTGCTTACCTTGTTCCCTCTAACATCTCCAAAAACAGGAGAGATGCCATGA